The Vigna radiata var. radiata cultivar VC1973A chromosome 6, Vradiata_ver6, whole genome shotgun sequence DNA segment AAAATGTGTTGATTTCAATGACATTTTCTCACCTATGGTAAAAATGTTATCCATTACAATTATACTAAATTTAATTGCTACTGTTGATATTAAGGTTGAACAAATGAATGTGATGACAACTTTCCTTATgataatttggaaaaaaatatttatagagagaaaaaagttattttgacGAAATTAATCAAACATTACAATAATATCACATGTCTTCTTcctattcttttatcttttttatacataaaaaaatatttcttgttttattttttcatttattcataattttttttatcaacagttgaaattctaaaatttattgataacgtgtgaatatttttaaaatagaatttacattttattttaaaagtattctAATGTAATCAGTTCAGAAAatacctctatttatagttatttGATACCTTTATACTTAACTTTTAAGATGTACGAGAATTTAATATCTGAGAAATttgtgaaattgatttttttacttTGGAATTTTATCTTGAACTTCAGAACTCaagtaatgatttttctttcaagtttatcttaaagatgaaaataagtGGCACAACAGTCATGAATGCTCCTTGTCCATGCATTTATTACTatctctctttcatctctcaagTCATTTCCACTTTTTCAACTTTTAGTTCTGTGTCCTGAatcttattttatcttgttcatgtgttaatttgattttattatgtaaaCTTACATTGATTGAATAATTAGAGCTTTAATGAAGATATAATCAGTTCAATCTCTTCCTTATTTGAGCATCCATCCATCCAATGTTTGAGTGTCCTACacttaattgaaaaagaatCAACACTAACCCTTGTTAGTAAAATGGTACACCATCGATTATGTAACATTACATTAAGTCACAACCTTGCAACAATTTACCttaggtttttttttgttttttttgttgtttttttgttttttttttttttttacgttttaTCACTAGAGCAACCATAATTGAATAatgagaattttaaaattaagaagactattttgtcatttattttttttcaaatttcattgtCTCTTGAATTATCAATATAATCTTTgaatatgtaattattattattgtactatgcaaaagaaaagaaaataaaagtataagaCATCATAAACATACAACATTTATGCATCAAAGCTTGTAACcatataacaatttaatataCAACTTAATGTTTCTATCCTCAAGGTTATTCAACTCTTAAGACAAGATTCTaaccaaaaaaccaaaaaagcttaccccttttcttttgttgtcttctCAAATATGAAATCTTATCTagaaaaatgatagaaaatcAATCTATTAACCgaaagaaaatacaaataatttaaaatttataaaattaagattttacaataaataaaaaataaaatatttaaatctatttatagttttgtttagGAAAACATATTCATatcctttaatttaaaattaacaaaaacgtCTTAGATggtaggagaaaaaaaaaagaaaagttgtagCTAAATATATAGCAACACTTTGACAATTAGGGCATAACATAGGTGTATCCATATTTATAGAGCTAGATTTTATGAGcatgtatataatataaaaccatgaaaggaaataaaattgtattgaaTTTAAAACCGTAGTCACAATTTTCCTTGATGAAGCAAACCTACTACACATATGCAACATAGCTTACTCCAAATTAATCACCATCTTCCACTCTCATTCAAtttgaaaattactttttaaccAACCTTGCAGCCGTTTAAATAAAACTTACTATTAATTCAACAAAACTTTGCACCTCCCCATTTGCGtctatttgttaaaataatactaTACATAACTAAGGTTTCAATTTTatccaataaattaattttataaaattaaattaaatttaaatctgaaAGTTATGaacgattttatttttttttatcaaaattcaaattaaacaaatgatttaattaataattttatttttatacttaggTATTTGATTCCGTTTGATTCATGTattcttttattagtttttatttatttatttttttaaaaaaacttaacgttgtcttttttattaaattgacatTAATGTCGTTTGAACTGTTATATGTGAAAGATGATTCATGTTTTCATATATGACATacctaaattttaatatgtatacTTTTAAACGTCAATATGACGAAAGGATCacattgtttttttttgaaaaaaaaataaaaattaattgagccaaaaataaatataagaattaaaacgtaaaaatatatatcaagttATTAACTACACATAAATAAATAGGTGATAATGATTATTACTTATCAATTGGCCTTCGGTTTCATGTTCGAACCTACTATTCTGCTTTTCTTCGACACAGGAATATTAGTGCACTTGATTGTTTATTCCTTTGGTACCCCAAACGAAAACAACATAGTTGATATCCATTGGAGAATTTCAGAATCTAATCATTCTGGTATCCATtgaatttgacatatttttcgATGTTTTCAAGGTACTTCTGCTATTGATCGTTTGCATAGTAACGAAGCAAAATAAGGGAAGAAAAAACAGAGAAGATCCTAGATAAtgattacataatatatatagatGCAAATGTTGGAGCaaccaagaaaataaaaatatattgaattgtaATTTCAGTCTCATTTTTCTGTTAAGgttttgagttaaaaatattataattttgttcaaatttattttaattaacatatagaaaaaaaatacatatatgctaattttttttaaactacaattttaaaatcaGACTTCAAAAGAAGAATCAGAtggcaagaaaaaaaaattatattctctcaatgttattaaaattatcaaGTAAAAATGCATCAATAAAAGacattgtaaaaaataaattaagaaaatagagaaaatgaaTCATAAGTAAATAAGATATTATCTTAATGTTCAtaagtgattttttaaaaataattcaacctcacaaaactagCTTGTATGATGATGTTTgcactccacttatatattataattttgttttatcttcagtcgatgtgagacttttaATCCATCCTATTCAAGCTGAGATATAAAAATCTCGAATGtgagtaaaattaataaataatttgatagtACCCAATAAAAGATGGAATAGAATGCCACATAGttcgtaatttttttatgataactaCCTCAAAACTTATGTTTAAAgtgattttgattaatttaggttaaatatatgttttagtcctcatatttgttccccattctcaattaggtccttatgtttttttttgtcccaattgcatcctaatatttgtaaatttgagacaattaagccctctccgttaactggaactaacgtcgtaggccaattgagagggcttaattgtctcaaatttacaaatattaggatgcaattgggacaaaaaaaacggagagggcttaattgtctcaaattacaaatattaggatgcaattgggacaaaaaaaaaaaacatgaggaccttattgagaatgaggaacaaatatgaggactaaaacatatatttaaccattaaTTTAAAAGGTCAAAGtctttatcttctttctatCTATTGTTCAAATTCCAAAGTAagaactagaaaaaaaaattcttttatatatatagaacgagaaaatgttgaaatatagaaaattaattagtataggaggatataaaattaaaagaattagcTATAAAAGGATTGGAGTTTTAAGTTAATTGCACTCTActttatcaaaattttggcaTTTGTATTGAATCTTATAGTTTTAAATAGTCATGAAATtgtttaaaagagaaatttaaattaaaaaatgttaataataagattccataataaaataaaagtggtTGATGTTAAAATAGTGTTTTTCTACGCTTCCTAGTTCCAAGTTCCAATCATGATTCGTGACGGGAAGCTGTGTTGTGTGAAGTGCATACTTGCATCTTTTGTCTTCTCTCTGTAGATTAATCTACAAGCTATAACCCCTCTTCACCAGAATTTAGATTAGCCGTTATTATTAATCACAAATCACGTGATATAGCAACATAGCATAGCCtctttatattaatttagatCCTACACACAGTACTGCTACTTCTACATTGCAACCAAAACAACTCCATCATCATTTTCAATTCATCGCCATGAAACACCACACCAATTACAGCAACAACAATGGTTCCAATGATGAAGAAAACATAGTAAATGTTCCTTTCTCTTGGGAACACAAGCCTGGTCTCTCTAAAGTCACTGCTCATGGCCAAAATGGCTCTGGCTTGGTGCTTCAGCCTCCTCCATGTTCATCATCATCAGATCATAGACAAAAACTGGAGGAGGAGTCTCAGATTCTGTGTGCAGTGCAGACCTCGCTCAGAATCAGCTCCTTTAGGATGGAGACTCAGAAGGAGGAAGACCCTTTTGTTGAAGCTTACAAGAAATGCACTCAAAGCCCCTTTATACATCAGCACAGCAATAGGGTCCAAAAGAACCTTAGATCTTGGCCTACCATAAGGAAGTATGTCAACATTCTTTCTTGCAAGCACTCCAATGATGTTTTGTAGTCACAAATAATAATACCTATATAGAAGTtcggatgatgatgatgatgatatctTCAATTCTTTGTTTACAAAAACCCTGTCATATCTAGTCAGACAAGGTGGTCGGTCGGCTACATTAATCACATGATGTCAGGAATGTTATATGCTATGATATCTCTCTTCACAACACCTTCTCCAAACTCTTTCTTTGTGCCATTTAGGCTTTTAATGCTTTGTTTAATGTAATTTCTTTGTCTGGAGGAGGGGGAAGTCTTTTTGTAAGTATCATATGTGACAATTGAAGTGCCTtagtttagttttatatatatatatatatatagaaaaggaTTGGTGGAAATAAAACAAGAAAGCAAGAGCATAGTGCCTGACTAGTTTATAATTTTCTGTAACCTGATCATGTTACATGACTCAAAAACAGATTGTCCCCTTTTATCTGATTCAGAACCTTGGCCTGCTATGACCTTTTTTATGCATTTGATTCTGACAGAGCATGCACATAGTATATTTTATAGAGACAGTTTTGTTCAAGATAGATAAGCTTGTGAATGATGCAACTGTATAACCACGATTTTAAGTTGAAATCGTTGATTAATTGGATGAGTTTTGCGTCTGCTAAGCTACACACTCATTGGTCTAGCTTGTGCAATTTGATGCTTTTTGAAAGCAATGTTTTGAGCTAATCTAGTATATATTATAAGTGAGGGGTGAGGACAGAGGAGGAACAAGTCAACCATCATGGGTTTGTCTTATACTCTTGTATCTCCTTGCTATTGTCTTCTTCTGAGTGATGTAAAACCCGTGTGAACTTGGTCTTCTTTGCCCAACTcatgtgtcatcattttcatGGTTAATTTCAAAccacaaaaccaaaattgtctATGCTTACGTTTTATGTGCTTGTCCAATGTCCATTGAGACTGTGCCATTAGACACACTGTGATGGAAGTGGAccaaaaaaatctatatataaattatgatgGCATCATCATAGAATAAAACTTCCACCACCACCTCATTCCTCAAGCCACATATAAGTATAAGGGTCTTGTCATTATTCCAATACCAAAAAACTGAGAGAATGAGTCAACCAAAGGATCATTCAGCGAGAAAGGTAGCATTCTCATGGGAAAATAAGCCTGGTGTCTCCAAAGTAACAAGTACTCCTCTTGCTGAAACTCTCATCCCAAAAGAGCAAGAGCTTTTGGCCAAGCTGCCACCCCCTCCTTTTACACCAGAAGAAGCCACTCACAAAAACCATGTTCATAATTTCCAAATTCCACTTCCTCCTTGTGCTTTTCAGCCTCCTTTTTACAGAACTTCCTCCAAAAGGGGTCTCTGGGTTCAGGACAAAGACCCTTTTCTAGCAGCTTTCAAAGAGTGCACCAAGAATCAGAAAAGTGCCAAGGTGAATAAAAAGTTTATCAAAGATGGAATCCAGTCAAGGGTAAGGAAGAGCATGTCCTTTTTCTCATGTACCAGATCTTGCACTGTTCATGACACCAATTTGCTCAGGATCTCTCACCTAGATGATGATTGATATGTTGTAACTTCTTCATCTGTTGTTCTATTCGGGTGATTCCTGCACAACTTACTAGTCAAGGTATAGTATAATAGATGTATGAAGAATAATCAAAGTGACAATATTTCTGTTGCTGTTATGTATGCTTTCTGTATGGTTTTTTGCTGAATCTTATGCTATCGATAGCTATTGTTGACTGGAAAATCAAAGGCAGTAGTAAATGTATGACTTTGCAAATAGGCTAGTTATTTCTAAATACtaccttattttaaaaatttatttatgaaacttgTTTAGGTGTAGTTGATAACCTGCTATGGCTTATTTTACAGTTCATGTAATTTTGCTTTTATCTGTGTAGGAATTGAACAGGTTAGAGAACTTCATATTGGGCTAGTTTTAATTTATGAGAGATGTTATGTTAATTCACTAATAGGTTATTTCTTAAATGGTTAATATTGTAGATAAAGTATATGATTATTGATATATTGACTAGAAGAAGTTATTGGAATAGATTACCAATATAGGGTAAGAgaagatatttaaaaattcaaatcataACCCACAATaaagttcctttttttttaataaacttgaGAATATAAGTGTAAATCATTTAAGTGtcaattaattgtttaattgaaattttgagaaaattaGTTTGcactcatttttttaataaaaagctATTGAAATTAGTGTGGAGATTAAggttaatgaatgagttaatcgtttataaataaacatatataataatttggtGAAATATTGTTTCTTCATACATTTAACTAAATAATCTTTTTCTATTAGAACGTTAATCTGAGTCATTTTCAAAGTAAGAAATTatgatgaaaatttttattctaaaaattgaaaacttttgATAAGGATAAactaaaatgatgtttttaaaATGACGACATGTAGAAAggtacataaaaaaaaaaaaagtcatattttACTAAAGATCTTACTTATAAaagtgtttaattattttttaaataattctctaaaatattattgatatttctTGATATTATGTTATCCTTGAAAACGTAGTATTTTGTACGAAATTGCCTAATACTTATGTCAAATAATAGATTACacaaattatatcattttttttatatcaatgtaaataatataaatatttaatttataatccAAATACTAGGAGCACTAGATTTTTTAGCTTAGTCCACTAAGATAACCACTATATATAATGACCCGAAAATTGAAGCAAAGAATGCGACCACTTTCTTTTTCCCCTTCTTCAACCATTATTCACTTCTCTTTCCTTTCAACTTTATATGCTGTTAACCAACTCTTCTTCCATGTATACTAatctttctttaatattttaatataaataagatcaattaataataaagtattGAAAACGTcgattaaaaattaacataattttacactgaatgtaaattttatctttcaaattatttttataataatcttaAACTTCGTTTCTTAATACAAGTAAtgtaatactatttttatttaagtaaatgatattattttcaaaatcacaAATCTATGTacttattaaaaacatataatatcaTATGTTTAGAAATTTAAATACGTGGTTTGAGGATCCTTCAATCATATTACTTATAGTCTTTAACCAGATCGAAAACAAGTGAGATATTACTATCTATCAGGAATTTAATCAGATAACAGATATCATATTAGAAGTATTAAATATCAAAGATTATGAAGAATGGATTATTTTACCAAATGTCAAGAACCAAGCACTGAATGTCGAGTACTAAATACCATATCagcattttttttacaacatttgaacattgattatgtgtcaatctgtgattggtcgtaaattactccataatagtgtttatgattattattattgattatggagtaatttacaACCAATTACAGATTgacaaatgttgtaaaaaaaatgttgtctaaatatcattatccttttttttataatgatgttGCTcactagagccgtcaaaatgggtcacaatccgcGGGTCAACCTGGCCCGTCACGGATTCGgatcgggttgggtttgaaaaatacaacccacctatatacgggtcagatttcaacctggctcatttagactcggctcatgcgggttgaacccgtggtgagctgggttgacccaccaacccatcaacctaattttatttttttaatttattattttatttatgaaaccctaaaaaataaaatattctcttcactcactgtgtataccaaaaaagtaatctctactatcacaaatcactctcacggtacttgctctcatttgatgGTGCTCTTACTCTTACTTCATTGAAATtgttcaaggagcaggtaaaacaccctttcttttttcttctctttagtCTTGGTTCTCGTGTGCTAAACAAATATTGTTCCTTCATTCTTCCAGAGAATGTTGAGGCACtcattttaactcaaaattggTTACATGGTTTTGAATTAACAGgtaacattattattagtactacaaaatttatttaattatttactactttgtgtttcaatatcattagttaacccttttttttattgaattgtagatggagataaagaagatgattcaagagagcaaaatattgtgaatttatctattcaagattctaatattgtaaatggataaggaacaaaaaatgatgaatataagaaacttatttgtatttttttgtgtttgtttttggatgacatttgaattatattatactttttattattattttgaattgtctttaacataattttttgagagtgaaatttgtttaaatttaaattatagaaagtttgtatttttttattttaaaaaaaattaattaaatgggctagtgagccaatccgcttacccaccaacccgtgatgggtcgggtcgggttcaagtttttctgactcgctaataaatgagtcgggttgggttagctcattaagtgaccaacccgtggtaggccgggccgggtcgggccgagttacccgttttgacatcTCTATTGCTCACTGAGCCGGGTATTTTCGTGTTGGGTAACTTAGCCAGAAGAGAACATGGGTAACTTTTCACAGTTAAGATAACTATTGGGTCTCTGAACCAATAGACCCATAATTGAGGCCAATAAGATAAAGGTtcatagttaataaaatatttctataaatattattttaatcatgtttGACTTCACTTTTtacattaattcaaaatttaatcagaATCTCTAACTTGAACCTTGAAATCTTCTATAAATAATCAGGAACCTTGAAATCTTCTATAAATAATCAggtagaaaatgaaagaagCTTAAATATTAGATACCGAGTAATTAAAGCCAATAGGGTGAAAGAAGACTTTACATGATATATTTCATTTCACAATAACAACCttcaattaaatttgataaaaaaaattaaaaatacatatactTATTGTTTAAagattcataaaacaaaattaaataataattctcacactaaaattatattttactcttactttaataaattaacatatatttttcatatgtttgtctaatttgtttaattttaaaaataaacgtTTTTcctatttcaaaatatttttagaattgactatttaaaaaaaaaaacttattttgcatttttgaaagaaggtaCGTTGTGGTgaagagttttatttttacataaaaaccAACAAGAATAAAGTCAAATGGGTAAATTatacaacaaaatgaaaatatcctcatttatttaaatacaaatgttaaatttttaaatctctaatattcaattctttttttggAAAACTAAGGAAAGTTCAACATCAAAACTACATGtgatgagagaaaaagaaaaggtttatataattatatgtaaaagaTCTAACAATTTGAAGCAAGTACAATTCAACCTTAAGTTTACCattgtaaattttataacaaCACTTATTCTTAGCATTAGAGAGTAAAACATAATAGAATTCTTCAACAATCTTGTACACGAACTTAATAACTTTTGCAACCAATGGGACATGTAAGCATATTTGAGTAATTTTGTACACCAAATATTTTCTACATGTAAGCACATTTGAGTATATAACAACTATTGTAACATAAAGAAACACATAATCTCTTGGCTTGAAAATGAAccctaatttcttttttatcccCACCTGTTTTTAATTCACTCACATATTAGAGTGAAATAATTATAAGGAtaactttttaagaaaataaataataacaatttaaaaaaggtAGTAAGATAAAGtcttttaaagtttatttctaGTTATATTATACCATGCGGAATTAATTTTTAGATCATGATATTacaacttcttttaacaatagaATACATGTTagtcttttaaatttatgtttaaaaaatatttgaaatagaccGATCGGAGACGTTATcagaaaattgataaaaaatagttgttaaaagaaaaatttttcttaatttttttataaaaattggtATGACAGAATGATGATCAAAGATGTTctaataattaaagaattaaatttttttataaatattggtTAAAACACGTGTAtctctacttttttttattacgataacaaaaaataaaaagaaaatttatcataGCTACCAACGTCtccttttattcaattttatgaaaatattagtctataaataaatatttttataaattttattataggtAATTCTTTTATTGTGAAAGAGTGAAATGtgtattcacttttttttaattaaatataattaaattttataattttatcatacctaattgttttttattttgtaaataatatttttattatagatatactagtacaaaaatcatattttataacatacaaaaacaaactatgtacaaaaatcatattttatgacgtacaaaaacaaactatgacgtacatagttttgtacgttataatatgtctacacattcattttatgatataataaaaacctactaaattaatgtattaataattgaagtataaattgaagattctaaattaggtaaaaataaattaattaaattgaatgatatataagaacaaaaatcacattaaatccaataaaatacatgttacaacatcccaaatattatatgttaaagAGATATATAATTAAGACCTCGTCATCAACAATACATGatacataaatttttgttacgtcataaaataaatgtgtagacctattataacgtacaaaactatctacgtttgtacgtcataaaatatgatttttttactagtgatagttattataattttaaaaattagttcagtttgaaaaaaaattaaatttttttaaaaaatcaattatttaaagaataaatttggtaacaacaaaaaaaattctggTGAGTATCGGACCGTTTGTGTAAAAGAGatatttatatcttaatatCTATTCAATctatattagattttttttatacatttttttaattttactttttaaatattttttaattttaaataattattttatcacttatatatatatatattaattttttttcaattttactattttttaaaattaaataataaaattgtaaaatttatttaaatttactcttataattataataatacttttattatctttattattataaaaaaaataacacaatatgctttcactaatataaataaaataaatcctatttctttacaaaaatataataataatataaataaatttatatgttaataataaaaggttaataatattaataaaatat contains these protein-coding regions:
- the LOC106764347 gene encoding uncharacterized protein LOC106764347 — protein: MSQPKDHSARKVAFSWENKPGVSKVTSTPLAETLIPKEQELLAKLPPPPFTPEEATHKNHVHNFQIPLPPCAFQPPFYRTSSKRGLWVQDKDPFLAAFKECTKNQKSAKVNKKFIKDGIQSRVRKSMSFFSCTRSCTVHDTNLLRISHLDDD